A section of the Gammaproteobacteria bacterium genome encodes:
- the murC gene encoding UDP-N-acetylmuramate--L-alanine ligase, giving the protein MSGIGSVMLNLGYRVTGSDMVESDVTERLREMGAKVTIGHSADSVAQADVVVTSTAVSTDNIEVKAAVDAGIPVIPRAEMLGELMRFRQGIAVAGTHGKTTTTSLIAAVLAAAGMDPTFIVGGLVKSVSGNARLGSGRWLIAEADESDASFLYLQPYLAVVTNIDSDHMDFYGGSFDRLVSTFADFLSHLPFYGLAILCADDPIVADLRVRLKKPVLTYGTERGADYYASEIRPQGSHMMFHVHLPDGARLPIDLALAGRHNVLNALAAIAVADKVGASHESIVEGLKNFQGIDRRFEILGELSVAGGSAVVVDDYAHHPNEIAATLEAVSGCWPDRRRVVVFQPHRYTRTRDLLDEFAALLAAETQLVVTGVYPAGEEVIASASGPVLCERIRALGGVDPVYLEDVFLLPDKLPELVQPGDVVLTLGAGNIGHVARKLVGEQSCGLEGVIE; this is encoded by the coding sequence ATGAGCGGAATAGGGTCGGTCATGCTCAATCTGGGTTACCGGGTGACAGGATCCGACATGGTTGAATCAGATGTGACAGAGCGACTGCGGGAGATGGGTGCAAAGGTGACCATCGGCCACAGTGCAGACAGTGTTGCGCAAGCAGATGTTGTTGTGACATCTACGGCTGTCAGCACAGACAACATTGAAGTGAAAGCCGCGGTAGATGCAGGCATCCCAGTTATTCCACGTGCGGAAATGCTGGGGGAACTGATGCGTTTCCGGCAGGGAATTGCGGTGGCCGGTACACACGGTAAAACCACAACGACCAGCCTGATAGCCGCTGTACTGGCTGCTGCCGGCATGGATCCGACATTTATTGTGGGTGGACTGGTAAAAAGTGTCAGCGGTAATGCACGGCTGGGTAGTGGTCGCTGGCTTATTGCCGAGGCTGACGAAAGCGATGCATCTTTTCTGTACTTACAGCCGTATCTCGCCGTGGTTACCAACATCGATAGCGATCACATGGATTTCTATGGTGGAAGCTTTGACAGGCTCGTCTCAACCTTCGCTGATTTTCTTTCCCATCTTCCCTTTTACGGTCTAGCGATCCTGTGTGCTGATGATCCTATTGTGGCCGACCTGCGGGTCAGGCTGAAAAAACCAGTCTTGACGTACGGCACTGAACGGGGGGCAGATTATTACGCCAGCGAGATCAGACCGCAGGGTTCTCACATGATGTTCCATGTCCATCTACCCGATGGTGCCAGATTACCGATAGATCTGGCACTGGCCGGGCGACACAATGTCCTGAACGCGCTTGCTGCTATTGCTGTCGCGGATAAGGTGGGCGCAAGCCATGAATCCATTGTGGAAGGGCTCAAGAATTTTCAGGGTATAGATCGACGCTTTGAGATTCTAGGTGAGCTGAGTGTTGCAGGAGGTTCCGCAGTTGTAGTTGACGATTACGCACACCACCCGAATGAAATCGCGGCCACCCTTGAAGCGGTTTCTGGGTGCTGGCCGGATCGACGTCGGGTCGTGGTTTTTCAGCCTCACCGTTACACCCGTACACGCGACCTGCTTGATGAGTTTGCCGCTCTGTTGGCTGCTGAAACACAGCTCGTCGTGACTGGCGTTTATCCAGCTGGCGAAGAGGTGATTGCCTCTGCCAGCGGCCCTGTGTTGTGTGAGCGGATTCGCGCACTCGGTGGCGTCGACCCGGTGTATCTGGAAGACGTATTTTTGCTACCGGACAAACTGCCAGAGCTTGTTCAGCCGGGGGATGTTGTGTTGACCCTGGGTGCGGGCAATATCGGTCATGTCGCGCGGAAACTGGTCGGAGAACAGAGTTGTGGTCTGGAGGGTGTCATCGAGTGA
- the ftsW gene encoding putative lipid II flippase FtsW, which produces MSITLTVDQKGPRSQIAMDGTLILSVLGLLGFSAVMVFSATLGTYGSDSSIVPLLKHVFSIALGIVVAYLASQIDMNIWQRSSRLLMVIGIVMLALLLLPGLGREVNGSTRWFPIGLLQFQPSEVVKVLAVLYLADHCARRLSQLSTFRVNIIEPALVFSGIAVLLLLEPDYGSTAVILVTVLGMLFLSGIRLSYFFGAFFAGFVAMGVLIFFNPNRLQRVLCFLDPFAEPYGCGYQLVQALIALGSGEWFGVGLGASVQKLFYLPEASNDFLVAVIGEELGLVGIAVLIALYVTLCWRAFRIADRAGRAGQMFQARVAQGLGLLLTLQVMVNLAVNLGVIPTKGLTLPLMSYGGSSMISCCFAIGLLLSVDRCSQRALGTKP; this is translated from the coding sequence GTGAGCATCACCCTTACCGTCGATCAGAAAGGCCCACGCTCTCAGATCGCTATGGATGGAACCCTGATCTTGTCGGTGCTGGGCTTGCTCGGATTCAGCGCAGTGATGGTATTTTCCGCGACGCTCGGCACGTACGGTTCTGATTCCAGTATCGTGCCGTTACTTAAACACGTATTCAGTATTGCGCTCGGTATCGTAGTTGCCTATCTGGCGTCCCAGATTGACATGAACATTTGGCAGCGATCCAGTCGCCTGCTTATGGTTATTGGGATTGTAATGCTGGCGTTGCTGCTGTTACCCGGGCTGGGTCGGGAAGTCAACGGCAGTACCCGCTGGTTTCCCATAGGTCTCCTTCAGTTTCAACCTTCCGAGGTTGTTAAAGTGCTGGCTGTGCTTTATCTGGCAGACCATTGTGCAAGAAGGTTGTCTCAGTTGAGTACTTTCAGGGTCAACATTATTGAACCTGCGCTTGTTTTCAGTGGAATTGCGGTGTTACTTCTGCTCGAGCCGGACTATGGCAGCACTGCAGTTATCCTTGTTACTGTACTGGGCATGCTGTTCCTTTCTGGTATTCGCCTGAGCTACTTCTTTGGTGCATTTTTTGCAGGTTTTGTGGCGATGGGCGTTCTAATCTTCTTTAACCCCAACAGGCTGCAAAGAGTTCTGTGCTTTCTCGACCCATTTGCCGAACCTTACGGGTGTGGATACCAGTTGGTTCAGGCACTGATTGCACTGGGGAGTGGTGAGTGGTTTGGTGTTGGGTTAGGTGCGAGTGTGCAGAAGCTGTTTTATCTGCCTGAAGCCAGCAATGATTTTCTGGTTGCGGTAATTGGGGAAGAGTTGGGCCTCGTCGGAATCGCAGTGCTTATCGCTCTCTACGTAACTCTGTGCTGGCGAGCCTTCCGAATTGCAGATCGGGCAGGTCGGGCTGGACAGATGTTCCAGGCTCGTGTTGCCCAAGGGCTGGGTCTGTTGCTGACGCTTCAGGTAATGGTGAATCTGGCTGTGAACCTGGGCGTCATACCCACCAAAGGGTTGACGCTGCCGCTGATGAGTTATGGTGGCAGCAGCATGATCAGTTGTTGTTTTGCGATCGGACTTCTGCTCTCAGTCGATCGATGTAGCCAACGGGCGCTTGGTACAAAACCATGA
- the murB gene encoding UDP-N-acetylmuramate dehydrogenase, which produces MNSTRYFPTVRGEVRRHELMAQHTSWRVGGQADYYFCPCDRNDLSQFLQVLPLETPLLWVGLGSNLLVRDGGFRGAVICCHGGLSQLTQLQDHGVVAEAGVACAKVARFCARAGFAGAEFLAGIPGTLGGALAMNAGAFGSEIWDIVVQVELISRDGRVQQHPAGVFKTGYRWVELLPDHWFVGVTLKLARGTEDKGRQRIRSLLVERSAKQPIQASSAGSVFRNPAGDHAARLIDQAGLKGFKVGGAMVSHQHANFIINSGNACAGDIEKLIECIQTRVKVKFGILLETEVRIVGDRL; this is translated from the coding sequence ATGAATTCAACGCGCTATTTTCCAACTGTTCGGGGAGAAGTTCGACGCCATGAGCTGATGGCACAGCATACCAGTTGGCGGGTTGGTGGACAGGCTGACTATTATTTTTGCCCTTGCGACAGAAATGACCTCTCTCAGTTTCTCCAAGTGCTTCCTCTGGAGACGCCCTTATTGTGGGTTGGACTGGGTTCGAATCTGCTTGTGCGGGATGGCGGATTCCGGGGTGCCGTGATCTGCTGTCATGGTGGTTTGTCTCAGTTGACACAACTGCAAGATCACGGCGTGGTTGCAGAGGCCGGTGTGGCGTGTGCCAAGGTGGCTCGATTTTGCGCAAGGGCAGGATTTGCCGGTGCGGAGTTTCTTGCCGGTATACCCGGTACGCTCGGTGGTGCTCTGGCAATGAATGCGGGTGCGTTCGGGAGCGAAATCTGGGATATCGTCGTCCAGGTGGAACTCATCAGCCGTGATGGCAGGGTTCAGCAGCATCCCGCCGGCGTCTTCAAAACGGGCTATCGCTGGGTTGAGTTATTGCCGGACCACTGGTTTGTGGGTGTGACGCTGAAACTTGCTCGCGGTACTGAAGACAAGGGTCGACAGCGCATCCGGTCATTACTGGTGGAACGCTCGGCAAAACAGCCGATTCAGGCATCCAGTGCGGGTTCCGTCTTTCGCAACCCTGCCGGGGATCATGCCGCACGGCTGATTGATCAGGCTGGACTGAAGGGCTTCAAGGTCGGTGGTGCGATGGTCTCCCATCAGCATGCCAATTTCATCATTAATTCCGGAAATGCCTGTGCCGGGGACATCGAGAAACTCATTGAGTGCATACAAACGCGGGTTAAAGTCAAGTTCGGGATTCTCCTTGAAACTGAAGTCAGGATCGTCGGAGACCGGTTATGA
- a CDS encoding FtsQ-type POTRA domain-containing protein, whose amino-acid sequence MSSDRIANAQDGELTDAMIGQRKKTMYKPSLWITITVVLLMTGVVLVDQLMRPGRFTIERIDVHSSSARVDARMVERTAWLALIGNYFTADLEEIESALVRLPGVYQAAVRRHWPDTLEVSITEAGAIALWYATDGSALEVQDYVNLPPDSNITLQPVLRSPTADRHTVIDAFLDLVSGLTPLGLEVRNLSVNEAGDWMVVLQSASLQTPAELEIVVGRGDPVRKVDQFAVVFDSFLQDRLADIERVDMRYDSGFAIQWRGGGSGVVQLAAHGQLDN is encoded by the coding sequence ATGAGTTCTGATCGTATAGCCAACGCTCAAGACGGTGAATTAACTGACGCCATGATTGGCCAGCGGAAAAAGACCATGTACAAACCGAGTTTGTGGATCACGATCACGGTTGTACTTTTAATGACAGGCGTTGTTCTGGTTGATCAACTAATGCGGCCAGGTCGTTTCACGATAGAAAGAATTGATGTACACAGCAGTTCGGCCCGCGTGGATGCACGGATGGTCGAGCGGACTGCTTGGTTAGCACTGATTGGCAACTATTTTACTGCCGACCTTGAGGAAATCGAGAGCGCCCTTGTTCGTTTACCAGGTGTCTACCAGGCAGCGGTGAGAAGGCACTGGCCAGATACACTGGAAGTCTCGATTACGGAGGCCGGTGCGATTGCGCTATGGTATGCGACTGACGGCAGCGCCCTTGAGGTTCAGGATTATGTGAATCTGCCGCCAGATTCCAATATCACTCTGCAACCGGTTTTGCGTAGCCCAACAGCTGACCGACATACCGTGATTGATGCCTTTCTCGACCTGGTATCAGGTCTGACCCCACTTGGCCTGGAGGTCAGGAACTTATCTGTCAATGAAGCTGGCGACTGGATGGTGGTGTTGCAATCGGCATCCCTGCAGACCCCGGCCGAGCTGGAAATCGTCGTGGGCAGAGGTGATCCGGTACGCAAGGTCGATCAGTTTGCTGTGGTGTTCGATTCGTTTTTGCAAGACCGGCTGGCGGACATCGAACGTGTGGACATGCGCTATGACAGCGGTTTTGCTATCCAGTGGCGAGGCGGCGGTAGCGGTGTGGTTCAACTGGCAGCCCATGGACAGTTGGACAACTGA
- a CDS encoding UDP-N-acetylmuramoyl-tripeptide--D-alanyl-D-alanine ligase → MNLLTAASAVEGRIVGNDVDFERVVTDSRELSGGELFVALKGENFDGHEFVAQAKNSGAVAAMASQELEIDLPTLVVGDTTLSLGRLAAYWRCQFNLPVVAVTGSNGKTTVREMITSILSEGGPVLSPRANFNNNIGMPLTLLGLREDHRHAVLELGMNQPGEIDYLSRIARPSVAVITNAASAHLEGLRDVTGVARAKAEILNGLDRSGAVVINTDDRFAAYWLARARHFRSVTFALESEADIRGDSTTVGDKLLLEVSLPDDRLEFQLSLLGRHNARNALAAVAAAWSVGCSTEQICAGMEKVRPVRRRLEQKQAQAGAQLIDDTYNANPASLEAAIHVLAARPGRRILVLGDMAELGDQAEGLHQAAGRAAREAGIDDLLTTGGLARCAAEEFGTHARHFEKQESLIAAVHELLAPELTVLVKGSLSSHMENIVNALIQTGSNGYA, encoded by the coding sequence ATGAATCTGCTAACAGCTGCATCAGCTGTCGAGGGACGAATTGTCGGCAATGATGTTGATTTCGAACGAGTCGTGACGGACAGTCGCGAACTGAGTGGTGGCGAGTTGTTTGTTGCACTCAAGGGTGAAAATTTCGACGGCCATGAGTTTGTTGCGCAAGCCAAGAACTCGGGTGCAGTGGCTGCCATGGCCAGTCAAGAGCTGGAAATCGACCTGCCCACTCTGGTAGTTGGGGACACCACGCTATCACTTGGGCGTCTTGCTGCGTACTGGCGGTGCCAGTTCAACCTGCCCGTTGTGGCCGTAACCGGCAGCAACGGGAAGACAACTGTCCGCGAGATGATAACGTCGATACTGAGTGAAGGCGGTCCGGTGCTCTCGCCCCGTGCCAACTTCAACAATAACATCGGGATGCCCCTCACCTTATTGGGCTTACGCGAAGACCATCGTCATGCGGTTCTGGAGCTTGGCATGAACCAGCCAGGTGAGATCGACTACCTCTCGCGAATTGCCAGGCCATCGGTCGCCGTGATTACTAACGCAGCTTCGGCACATCTGGAAGGTTTACGCGATGTTACTGGCGTTGCCCGGGCAAAGGCAGAAATATTAAATGGACTCGACCGCAGTGGTGCCGTAGTCATTAATACCGATGATCGATTTGCGGCTTATTGGCTGGCCCGTGCCCGTCATTTCAGGAGTGTCACTTTTGCTTTGGAGAGTGAAGCTGATATCCGGGGCGACTCCACTACAGTCGGTGACAAACTCCTGCTTGAAGTCAGCCTTCCCGATGACCGGCTGGAGTTTCAATTGAGCCTGCTCGGTCGACACAATGCACGCAACGCATTGGCGGCGGTGGCCGCAGCATGGTCTGTTGGCTGCAGCACTGAGCAGATCTGTGCTGGTATGGAAAAAGTACGGCCCGTTCGGCGTCGACTTGAACAAAAGCAGGCACAGGCCGGCGCACAGTTGATAGACGACACCTACAACGCGAATCCGGCATCTCTCGAAGCGGCAATCCATGTGCTTGCTGCCCGTCCAGGAAGAAGGATTTTGGTGCTTGGAGATATGGCCGAACTCGGGGACCAGGCGGAGGGTCTGCACCAGGCTGCCGGTCGGGCTGCCAGGGAAGCGGGGATAGATGACCTGTTGACGACCGGTGGTCTCGCGCGTTGTGCGGCAGAGGAATTTGGCACGCATGCCCGCCATTTTGAAAAACAAGAGAGTCTGATTGCTGCCGTTCACGAACTGCTCGCTCCCGAACTCACCGTGTTGGTGAAGGGCTCTCTCTCATCTCACATGGAGAATATCGTGAATGCGTTGATCCAGACAGGATCAAACGGGTACGCCTGA
- a CDS encoding UDP-N-acetylmuramoyl-L-alanyl-D-glutamate--2,6-diaminopimelate ligase, which translates to MTSASQKPCALGTLIGGVTDVPVEADIEISGISLDSRHVQPGQVFVGLPGNQTDGRGYIDQAVSAGAAAVLYESGGWNRQDCAVPAFPIDGLRQHIGQIASRFYGFPSRALCVIGLTGTNGKTTCAGLLAQALTCLGHRTGFIGTVGSGLVGALQPQSLTTPDAVTLQAKLADLLQKGADSVCIEVSSHALDQGRVRGVEFDAAVFTNLSRDHLDYHQNMEAYAAAKLLLFRTGGLRTAIINADDPWGAKFAVAGLSARVWTYGMNDNADVYPLGMHVVPGGYDLTLSSPVGEIGFHSPLLGEFNVMNTVAVVSTLLALEFTPTGISEIMPRLQSVPGRMELVEHNRQGPRVIVDYAHTPSALEQALKAARVNAAGRVWCVFGCGGERDPGKRPLMGAIAESCADHVVLTSDNPRGEDPVQILEDIQSGMTREPSAVQPDRKKAIQIALKCADKKDVVLIAGKGHELKQIVGSDVKFFSDQDTVRQLLEVNK; encoded by the coding sequence ATGACTTCGGCATCACAGAAACCCTGTGCACTGGGAACACTGATTGGTGGCGTAACAGATGTTCCGGTCGAGGCTGACATCGAGATTTCAGGTATTTCCTTGGACTCTCGTCATGTGCAGCCCGGGCAGGTCTTTGTAGGCCTGCCCGGTAACCAGACCGATGGGCGCGGTTACATCGACCAGGCGGTCAGTGCAGGTGCGGCCGCTGTTCTTTACGAATCGGGTGGATGGAATCGACAAGACTGTGCAGTGCCTGCTTTCCCGATAGACGGTCTCCGCCAGCACATCGGTCAGATTGCGAGCCGATTCTATGGATTTCCATCCCGGGCACTTTGTGTCATCGGCTTAACGGGTACCAACGGGAAAACCACCTGTGCGGGTCTGTTGGCACAAGCGCTCACCTGTCTGGGCCATCGGACAGGGTTCATCGGCACCGTTGGATCCGGTCTCGTCGGGGCACTTCAGCCACAAAGTCTGACCACACCGGATGCGGTCACCCTGCAGGCTAAACTGGCGGATCTCTTGCAAAAAGGCGCCGACAGCGTCTGTATCGAAGTGTCGTCTCATGCACTTGATCAGGGTCGAGTCAGGGGCGTCGAGTTTGATGCGGCCGTATTCACCAATCTCAGCCGAGACCATCTCGATTATCACCAAAACATGGAAGCGTACGCAGCGGCAAAACTGCTCCTGTTCCGGACCGGCGGGTTGCGTACAGCGATTATCAATGCTGATGATCCGTGGGGCGCTAAATTCGCTGTTGCTGGTCTATCGGCCAGGGTTTGGACCTATGGAATGAACGATAACGCCGACGTGTATCCTCTGGGGATGCACGTGGTGCCGGGAGGATACGACTTGACTCTGAGTTCTCCCGTCGGCGAGATCGGTTTTCACAGCCCGCTCCTGGGTGAGTTCAACGTCATGAACACGGTCGCAGTCGTGAGCACACTGCTTGCTCTGGAGTTCACGCCAACCGGTATATCTGAGATTATGCCGCGTCTACAGTCGGTACCTGGTCGCATGGAGTTGGTCGAACACAATCGACAAGGGCCACGGGTTATCGTTGACTATGCTCATACACCATCTGCTCTGGAACAGGCTCTCAAGGCGGCACGAGTTAATGCGGCCGGCCGGGTGTGGTGTGTATTCGGTTGCGGCGGGGAGCGGGATCCGGGGAAAAGGCCACTCATGGGTGCTATTGCCGAGTCTTGTGCCGACCACGTTGTGCTCACCAGTGACAACCCGAGGGGAGAGGACCCCGTGCAGATACTCGAAGACATCCAGTCTGGCATGACCCGTGAGCCCAGCGCAGTACAACCAGACCGCAAAAAGGCAATACAGATCGCACTGAAATGTGCTGATAAAAAGGATGTGGTGCTCATTGCAGGTAAAGGGCATGAGTTGAAACAGATCGTCGGCTCAGATGTGAAATTTTTCAGTGATCAGGACACCGTTAGGCAACTGCTGGAGGTAAATAAGTGA
- the murG gene encoding undecaprenyldiphospho-muramoylpentapeptide beta-N-acetylglucosaminyltransferase, which produces MKTILIMAGGTGGHVYPALSVAKSLMNHGVGIVWLGTRSGLESSVVPGEGIDMEWIDVHGVRRSGWLRKIGSPVMLIRAMLQVYAAISRRKPVAVLGMGGFVAGPGGLVAWLMRLPLLIHEANATAGITNRLLAPIARRVMCGFPDTPGLGQRAEWTGNPVREAILSLPIPEERYGNRQDRVLHVLVVGGSQGARVLNQVVPEAMAELTPDQRPKLLHQCGRDRAQELFARYRELGIEADVREFIEDMAAAYYEADLVVCRAGAMTVAEICAVGLAAVLVPYPYAAGNHQKINAQYLVSQGAAIALEESEFSANLLALTVRKFQDDRSRLLSIAQKARALGRPDAIGRVTGQCLEVVSA; this is translated from the coding sequence ATGAAAACGATCCTGATCATGGCCGGTGGAACTGGCGGACATGTCTATCCGGCGCTCAGTGTTGCGAAATCACTGATGAACCATGGCGTTGGTATTGTTTGGCTGGGTACCCGCTCGGGACTGGAGTCTTCAGTGGTCCCGGGTGAAGGAATCGACATGGAATGGATCGATGTTCACGGTGTACGGCGAAGTGGTTGGCTCCGGAAAATCGGATCTCCCGTAATGCTGATCAGGGCGATGCTGCAGGTCTATGCCGCAATCAGCCGCCGCAAACCGGTTGCTGTCCTTGGAATGGGTGGATTTGTAGCCGGTCCGGGTGGGCTGGTGGCCTGGTTGATGCGCCTGCCGCTGCTGATTCATGAAGCAAATGCAACTGCTGGTATTACGAATCGTCTGCTGGCGCCAATTGCAAGACGCGTGATGTGCGGTTTTCCCGATACGCCTGGCCTTGGCCAGCGGGCCGAATGGACGGGTAACCCGGTTCGGGAAGCTATCCTTTCTTTACCGATTCCAGAAGAGCGATACGGCAACCGGCAGGATCGCGTTCTGCACGTACTGGTGGTGGGCGGCAGCCAGGGCGCACGGGTACTCAATCAGGTCGTACCGGAAGCGATGGCTGAGTTGACGCCGGATCAGCGTCCCAAACTGCTACATCAGTGTGGGCGTGACCGAGCCCAGGAACTGTTTGCGCGCTACCGGGAGCTTGGCATCGAGGCGGATGTACGGGAATTCATAGAGGACATGGCTGCAGCCTATTACGAGGCCGATCTTGTGGTTTGCCGGGCCGGAGCCATGACAGTGGCCGAAATCTGTGCGGTAGGACTGGCGGCTGTACTGGTTCCCTATCCCTACGCTGCGGGGAATCATCAAAAAATAAATGCACAGTACCTGGTGTCGCAAGGTGCTGCTATTGCACTTGAAGAAAGTGAGTTCTCTGCCAATCTGTTGGCGCTAACGGTGAGAAAGTTTCAGGACGACCGATCGCGGCTGCTTTCGATCGCGCAGAAAGCGCGCGCGCTCGGTCGCCCAGACGCAATTGGCCGTGTGACTGGACAGTGTCTGGAGGTAGTCAGTGCGTGA
- the mraY gene encoding phospho-N-acetylmuramoyl-pentapeptide-transferase has protein sequence MLKGLFEILATEYSGLNVFRYLTFRAICGILTALVMSFVIGPLLIRKLNDLRIGETIREDGPTSHQHKSGTPTMGGALILVATVIATLLWSDLSNRFVWITLFACVGFGLIGWIDDRGKLRGDEGRGLSKRQKFFWQSIVAAGAASMLFAMAQSPVETQLIVPLFKSVAVNLGLGYVLLAWFVIVGSSNAVNLTDGLDGLAILPSVLVAGGLGVFAYLTGHAIFSGYLGIPHISGAGELLVFCSALMGAGLGFLWFNTYPAQVFMGDVGALAIGAALGTVAVIVRQEIVLAIMGGIFVIETLSVILQVISFKITGRRLFRMAPLHHHFELKGWEEPKIIVRFWIISLILVLIGLATLKIR, from the coding sequence ATGCTCAAAGGTCTGTTCGAGATCTTGGCGACCGAGTACAGCGGGCTGAATGTTTTCCGCTACCTCACATTTCGAGCCATCTGCGGCATCTTAACAGCTCTGGTGATGAGCTTTGTCATTGGTCCGTTACTTATCCGCAAGCTGAACGATCTGAGGATCGGAGAGACAATTCGGGAGGATGGTCCAACGTCGCATCAACACAAGTCGGGCACTCCGACCATGGGTGGCGCACTGATACTGGTGGCGACGGTCATCGCGACCCTGCTATGGTCAGACCTCAGCAACCGTTTTGTCTGGATCACGTTGTTTGCATGTGTTGGGTTTGGATTAATTGGCTGGATTGATGATCGGGGCAAACTCAGAGGAGATGAGGGGCGAGGACTGTCTAAGCGACAGAAGTTTTTCTGGCAAAGTATCGTAGCTGCCGGTGCTGCCAGCATGCTTTTTGCGATGGCACAAAGTCCGGTTGAAACGCAACTCATCGTTCCGTTGTTTAAGTCAGTGGCAGTCAATCTGGGACTGGGCTACGTGCTGCTTGCATGGTTTGTGATCGTTGGCAGCAGTAATGCGGTGAATCTAACTGATGGTCTGGACGGTTTGGCGATCCTGCCCAGCGTGCTCGTAGCAGGTGGCCTGGGCGTTTTTGCCTACCTCACCGGTCACGCAATTTTTTCTGGCTATCTAGGCATCCCACATATATCGGGTGCTGGTGAGTTGCTCGTATTCTGCTCAGCTTTGATGGGCGCAGGTCTTGGGTTCCTCTGGTTTAACACCTATCCGGCACAGGTGTTTATGGGTGATGTGGGTGCACTGGCCATCGGCGCTGCCCTTGGAACCGTTGCGGTTATTGTCCGCCAGGAGATCGTGCTGGCAATCATGGGGGGTATTTTCGTCATTGAAACCTTGTCAGTTATCCTGCAGGTGATTTCTTTCAAGATTACCGGTCGTCGACTGTTTCGGATGGCACCGCTGCACCACCACTTCGAACTGAAGGGCTGGGAAGAACCAAAAATCATCGTTCGTTTCTGGATTATCAGCCTGATTCTGGTCCTGATCGGACTGGCGACGCTGAAGATCAGGTAG
- the murD gene encoding UDP-N-acetylmuramoyl-L-alanine--D-glutamate ligase: protein MNRAANTVSTDKNPGRAVVVGLGVTGLSCIRYLDSLGVSLTVMDTRAEPPYLETLSRFYPHIDLHAGSLDTAVAKDTDLLVMSPGVALTEPAVLEAINAGVEVVGDIELFARDCTAPVIAVTGSNGKSTVTTLIGRLAEAAGRNVLVGGNIGRPALELLAEPQPDCYVLELSSFQLETTSTLNPRCAAILNIAEDHMDRYKSAKDYARAKARITQGAAVVITRRHDAIHQLLDLESDTQHITFGLDEPTGPNDYGLVTDERDSWLVRGGHHLVSVAELELSGAHNVANALAALASTEALFGATSAPGLEALRGFQGLPHRCEVIDDRDDIIWVNDSKGTNPAATVAALEGMNRPVVLIAGGQSKGADLSILADAVRRYARQVVLFGEDRNKVAAAIGRRVPLTMADDLEHAVSLAASWAQPGDAVVLSPACASFDMFEDFQQRGEAFRQLVKEQLR from the coding sequence ATGAATCGGGCTGCTAACACTGTCTCAACAGACAAAAATCCAGGTCGGGCTGTCGTCGTTGGTCTGGGTGTTACCGGACTCTCTTGCATTCGCTACCTGGATAGCCTGGGTGTGTCATTGACCGTGATGGATACCCGCGCAGAACCGCCCTATCTGGAGACGTTGTCACGGTTCTACCCACATATTGATTTGCACGCGGGGTCGCTCGACACGGCAGTTGCAAAAGATACCGATCTGCTGGTCATGAGCCCCGGGGTTGCCCTGACTGAACCGGCTGTGCTCGAAGCCATCAATGCAGGCGTTGAAGTGGTTGGTGATATTGAACTTTTTGCACGGGACTGTACGGCACCGGTGATTGCCGTAACGGGGTCAAACGGGAAAAGCACAGTTACGACACTGATCGGCCGCCTGGCTGAGGCTGCCGGTCGGAATGTTCTGGTCGGCGGAAATATTGGCCGCCCTGCACTCGAGTTGCTGGCTGAACCACAACCTGACTGCTATGTGCTGGAGTTGTCCAGCTTTCAGCTCGAAACTACTTCGACCTTGAATCCGCGCTGTGCCGCCATACTCAACATCGCCGAAGATCATATGGACCGGTATAAGAGTGCGAAAGACTATGCCAGGGCAAAAGCCCGAATCACCCAGGGCGCAGCGGTTGTCATCACTCGACGCCATGATGCGATCCACCAACTTCTCGATCTGGAGAGCGATACCCAGCACATCACTTTTGGGCTCGACGAGCCGACCGGTCCGAACGATTATGGTCTGGTCACTGATGAACGTGACTCTTGGCTGGTACGCGGTGGCCATCATCTGGTCAGTGTTGCTGAGCTTGAACTCTCTGGAGCACATAACGTGGCAAATGCACTTGCAGCGTTGGCATCGACAGAGGCTTTGTTCGGTGCCACTTCAGCTCCGGGGCTGGAGGCATTGCGTGGGTTCCAGGGGTTGCCTCACCGCTGTGAAGTTATAGATGATCGGGACGACATTATCTGGGTAAATGATTCCAAGGGTACAAATCCTGCTGCCACCGTCGCTGCGCTGGAAGGTATGAACCGTCCTGTCGTGTTGATCGCCGGGGGTCAGTCTAAAGGTGCCGATCTTTCGATTCTTGCCGATGCAGTGAGACGTTATGCACGTCAGGTCGTCCTTTTTGGCGAAGACCGCAATAAGGTTGCGGCAGCTATTGGTCGACGTGTGCCGCTTACGATGGCGGACGATCTGGAGCATGCCGTTTCGTTGGCCGCATCCTGGGCACAACCAGGTGATGCTGTCGTTTTATCCCCAGCCTGTGCCAGCTTCGACATGTTTGAAGACTTCCAGCAGCGGGGGGAGGCATTTCGGCAGCTGGTCAAGGAGCAACTGAGGTGA